The window CACGGGCCGAACGACTCACGCGGGATCAGTGGGAAGACGACGAACGCGATGATGGCGAACTCGGTCGCACTCCGCACCTCCTCCCGGGAGAGCGCCCACGCGAACTGGTGGAGTTCCCGCTTCAACACGAGCAGCAGCGACGAGAGGACGGCGACGGTGACACTCTCCAGGAGGAAGCCACTCACGACGAGGACGCCGACGCCGTAGGCGACGAACATCGAGACCGAGGTCGTCAACGAGAGGCCGGTCTCCGTGTCCTCGCTGATCAGACTCCGGACCGCGAGCAGCACCCCCATCACGAGGACGAGGAGGCCACCGCTCGCCAGCAACAGCGGTTCGCCGAGTACCGTCAGAATCGCGCCGAGCAGGCTGAGCAGTGCGAACGTCCGGATGCCCGCGTCCTTCTGTGACCACTCCCGCTCCAAGCCGAGAAACAGTCCGAGGACGAGGGCGACCGCGAACTCGACGACGTGCGTCTCCACCCCGCCGAGCGTCTCGTCCAGGAGGCCCTGGAGGACGACGCCGAGTGGCACACCGACGCCGGAGTGCGCCGCCGGACCGACGACAGGGTGCGGCATCACTCCCCACGCAGTACCTGCCCGATGTCGGCGATCGACTCCAGTACGTAGTCTGGCTGGATCGACGACCGCGCGAGCGTCTCGCGGTCGGTGACGCCGGTCAACACGAGTACCGAGGTCATCCCCGCACGGTTCGCCATCCTGACGTCCGTCTCCAGTCGGTCCCCGACCATCAGACAGCGGGACGCCGGGAGGTCGAGTCCCGACAGCGCCGCGTCGACGGCGGTCTGTGCCGGCTTCCCGAGATACCGGTCGAGGTCCGTCCCGGTCACGCCCTCGATGGCCCCGACGACGCCGGCACAGTCGGGGATCTCGCCGCCTTCGGTGGGACAGGTCCGGTCGGGGTTCGTCGCCAGAAAGACCGTCTCCTCGTCGACCGCGTGGAGCGCCTTCGTCAGCGTGCCGTAGTCGAACTGCCGGTCCATCGACGCGAGCACGACCGCCGCCTCCTCGGGATCGTCGGTGAGAGTGAGGCCGTGTGCGCGGAGTTCATCCCGGAGCGGTGGTTCACCGACGACGAAGACGGGGTCGTCGGGGTGGTGTGTCTCCAGATACGACGCCGCGATCAGCGCGGAGTTGACGATGCCGTCGTCGTCGACGTCGATCCCGAGGCGACGCAGTTTCTCGGCGAAGGCGGCTCTGCGCCGTGTCGCCTTGTTCGACAGGAACAGGACCGAGACGCCCGCCGCCCGCAGGGTCGCGACGGCGTCGTCGGCCCCCTCGATGAGTGGGTCGCCTCGGAACACCGTCCCGTCGAGGTCGACCAGTGCGCCCTCGACCGGCGGGTCGGTCACGGCTGGTCTCCCGGGTGCCGCCCGGTCGAGGGACGGTCGGCGGTCCCGCCGATCGTCACGCGGGTCGGTCGCTCACGCGAGTCGCCCGCGAGACACGCGACTCTCCGGTACTCCGACGCCGTGGCCCGTCGACGGTCGTACACTCACATCGCCTCCAACTAAAT of the Salinirubrum litoreum genome contains:
- a CDS encoding HAD-IIA family hydrolase; translated protein: MTDPPVEGALVDLDGTVFRGDPLIEGADDAVATLRAAGVSVLFLSNKATRRRAAFAEKLRRLGIDVDDDGIVNSALIAASYLETHHPDDPVFVVGEPPLRDELRAHGLTLTDDPEEAAVVLASMDRQFDYGTLTKALHAVDEETVFLATNPDRTCPTEGGEIPDCAGVVGAIEGVTGTDLDRYLGKPAQTAVDAALSGLDLPASRCLMVGDRLETDVRMANRAGMTSVLVLTGVTDRETLARSSIQPDYVLESIADIGQVLRGE